One genomic window of Agarivorans sp. Alg241-V36 includes the following:
- a CDS encoding LacI family DNA-binding transcriptional regulator produces the protein MITIKEVSELAKVSQATVSRAINGHSSVKEKNRIKVFNAIEQLGYKPNTFAQALASNRSNSIGMLVGSLDGPYFGPLMHNTENIIREERLHLIVTSGQESKTKEVDSIEFLASKKVDGLIIHSDKLSDNELIKIAEDTPASIILNRNIPELAGRCIWIDNELGGYLATKHLIDNGHTKVACITGQMSKVESRDRLQGYRNALAEAGIAYDANLVIEGRFDHEGNHETVHRLMSRNKGFTAIFCQNDNIALAVYNVCSDAKLTIGEDISIVGFDNDTYSQHIRPRLTTVSFPIEQLSYEAAQGVLALINDRVHEVTEKLAPELIIRNSVKQLNSDKAE, from the coding sequence TTGATTACAATAAAGGAAGTGTCTGAGCTGGCCAAAGTGTCTCAGGCTACTGTATCTAGAGCGATTAACGGTCACTCTTCAGTAAAGGAAAAAAATCGCATCAAAGTGTTTAATGCGATAGAACAACTCGGTTATAAGCCTAATACCTTCGCTCAGGCTTTAGCGTCTAATCGCTCAAACAGTATTGGTATGCTAGTGGGTAGCTTAGACGGCCCATACTTTGGCCCCTTAATGCACAATACTGAAAACATTATTCGTGAAGAACGATTGCATCTAATTGTGACCAGTGGTCAGGAATCCAAAACCAAAGAAGTTGACTCAATTGAGTTTTTAGCCTCGAAAAAGGTTGATGGCTTGATCATCCACTCAGACAAATTGTCAGACAATGAGTTAATTAAGATTGCTGAAGACACGCCAGCTTCAATTATCTTAAACCGCAATATTCCTGAGCTAGCAGGGCGCTGTATCTGGATTGACAATGAGTTAGGTGGCTATTTAGCCACTAAGCACTTAATCGACAATGGGCATACTAAGGTTGCCTGCATTACCGGGCAAATGAGTAAGGTGGAAAGCCGTGACCGCTTACAGGGCTATCGCAACGCTCTCGCTGAGGCGGGCATAGCTTACGATGCAAACTTGGTGATTGAAGGTCGTTTTGATCACGAAGGCAACCACGAAACCGTGCACCGTTTAATGTCTCGCAATAAAGGCTTTACCGCTATTTTTTGTCAAAACGACAACATTGCTCTAGCTGTGTATAACGTATGCAGTGACGCCAAGCTAACCATTGGTGAAGACATTTCAATTGTGGGTTTTGATAATGATACCTACAGCCAACACATTCGCCCTCGCTTAACTACGGTGAGCTTTCCCATCGAACAGCTCAGTTACGAAGCGGCTCAAGGCGTGCTGGCCTTAATTAACGATAGAGTTCATGAGGTTACAGAGAAACTGGCTCCGGAGTTAATCATTCGTAACTCGGTTAAGCAGTTGAATAGCGACAAAGCAGAGTAA
- a CDS encoding glycoside hydrolase family 16 protein: MMIKPSSVGKLSALALATTLTACGSTSSSSDGSSGLVQTKPAKEITGEPVTPSDKWKLIWSDEFDGDEIDTRKWGFEENCWGGGNNEQQCYTERKVNAFVEDGKLNIVAKKGNFTGPDNPDGKKGLNKTLPFTSARLRTLNKKEWKYGRFEIRAKLPSGQGTWPAIWMLPSDWVYGGWAASGEIDIMEAVNLKAKSDETGAIGEPESRIHGTLHFGKKWPDNAHVGQGVKLPNGANPADDYHTYAIEWEEGEIRWYVDNYHYATQTHEGWYSQYEKDGMLVNAESEAPFNQKFHLLLNLAVGGNWAAKANEGGIDESIFPQTFSIDSVKVYRCSVDRWKGKGCAAKSDDAVMVPGVTPPAILAVDDAYADGPLLDIYSDSLNKSLAFESYNPVDTVKYSEVDEAGRGKVIEVSKSSGAGNIYFRAPLTDLSHWLESGQLIFDIKVEEQASSAKLLVKIDSGWPHTSDVEVPLPAAGEWKEVRLNIKDILAGGNSHAAGKKADIAAISNLLVFEPSDKMTFKLDNIRFEKK, from the coding sequence ATGATGATTAAGCCGAGTTCTGTTGGAAAACTCTCAGCACTAGCGCTAGCCACCACACTTACGGCCTGTGGTTCCACTTCGTCTTCTTCAGACGGAAGTAGTGGCTTGGTTCAAACTAAGCCAGCCAAAGAAATTACTGGCGAGCCGGTCACTCCAAGTGACAAATGGAAACTGATTTGGAGCGACGAATTTGACGGTGACGAAATTGATACCCGCAAATGGGGCTTTGAAGAAAACTGTTGGGGTGGCGGTAACAACGAGCAGCAATGTTATACCGAGCGCAAGGTTAATGCCTTTGTTGAAGACGGCAAACTTAATATTGTTGCCAAGAAAGGAAACTTCACCGGTCCTGATAACCCTGATGGTAAAAAAGGCTTAAACAAAACCCTTCCATTCACATCTGCCCGTTTACGCACCTTAAACAAGAAAGAATGGAAATACGGTCGCTTTGAGATCCGCGCTAAACTGCCGTCAGGTCAAGGTACTTGGCCAGCTATTTGGATGCTACCTTCCGACTGGGTATACGGTGGCTGGGCTGCATCGGGTGAAATCGACATTATGGAAGCAGTAAACCTAAAGGCAAAGTCCGACGAAACTGGCGCTATTGGCGAGCCTGAATCGCGGATCCACGGCACCCTACACTTTGGCAAAAAATGGCCAGACAATGCTCACGTAGGTCAAGGTGTAAAGCTGCCAAATGGCGCTAACCCAGCAGATGACTACCATACTTATGCTATTGAGTGGGAAGAAGGTGAAATTCGCTGGTATGTAGATAACTACCACTACGCGACACAAACTCACGAGGGCTGGTATAGCCAATATGAGAAAGATGGCATGTTGGTAAACGCAGAATCAGAAGCTCCGTTTAATCAAAAATTCCACTTACTGCTTAACCTTGCAGTAGGCGGTAACTGGGCAGCGAAGGCCAATGAAGGCGGAATTGATGAGTCAATCTTTCCACAAACCTTTTCGATTGATTCAGTAAAAGTTTACCGCTGCAGTGTTGATCGCTGGAAAGGTAAGGGCTGTGCAGCTAAATCAGATGACGCAGTTATGGTTCCAGGCGTAACACCACCCGCTATTCTAGCGGTAGATGATGCCTATGCTGATGGCCCTCTATTGGATATTTACAGCGATAGCCTAAATAAATCCTTAGCCTTTGAAAGCTACAACCCAGTAGACACGGTTAAGTACTCGGAAGTTGACGAAGCAGGTCGCGGCAAAGTGATTGAAGTGAGTAAGAGCAGTGGAGCCGGTAATATTTACTTTAGAGCACCTCTTACCGATTTAAGCCACTGGCTAGAAAGCGGACAGCTCATCTTTGATATTAAAGTTGAAGAGCAAGCTAGCAGCGCCAAACTCCTTGTGAAAATCGATAGCGGATGGCCACACACCAGTGATGTTGAAGTGCCACTGCCAGCAGCCGGTGAATGGAAAGAAGTTCGCTTAAATATTAAAGATATTCTAGCTGGCGGAAATAGCCATGCAGCAGGTAAAAAAGCTGACATTGCAGCAATCAGTAATCTATTAGTATTTGAACCAAGCGACAAAATGACCTTCAAATTAGATAACATTCGATTCGAAAAAAAATAG